One genomic region from Spirulina subsalsa PCC 9445 encodes:
- a CDS encoding translocation/assembly module TamB domain-containing protein, translated as MTQFPNSEPTPESQAGSRRFRRLGMALGVVLLVGAGASLPVIWLLLQQLLRPFVMAQLTETLERPLELGNVQGFSPVHLRFGETQIPATAGDADFATVERVTVRFNPVGMLAARQIVLDVSLEGAQVYLEQDETGKWLNLPEFPQREEDTKALVRVERIRLREATATVAARSPQGELNPPFAVRVREGDIHLGEEYNTARGELAGDVLTGGSFALQAELENLREFRSPQVRGKGNVRLQAIALSALQQSFLAQLPLQVETGQVGGNFTVEIAGDPFNLDSLPQLNGLLTLDNLTLLLDDLKPHLTVAQGQIRLQGNRAELEDFEAALGEIEAILGGSISPQSGFDLHGKIPALTVPNFFQTFELTPPDFTLTGTLELEGQLTGPFNQGVITASVRQTCPTGNKLSSATFCGLTIDRVRVLAQADVTLNLGEERGQLERLEIVPTLGGKITGTGTVNWGEPNTALVQLSGVDLPGQRLARLYNLNLPLPLESLEVQAQALIPLDNWQNLRATVTSNTLLGGGQVTVRDLQIEDQRWQGVVQAQGVRLGDLLPLPDFAQGQIGAANAQLQVAGPLQQFALNRLEVQGSANLSLSGGTAQLTALQVSQGRWQTNLRASNINLHNREQGTGNREQGIRNKVITGTASANLQLTGSLESFTPDTLTAQGQASLNLAGGTLQAQGLTFRNNQLRTTLRSQGVQVGRITPHLLPPNLALPPLGTLDGELEVSSQLEIGTQPDSPLLTLENLQATGNMGVGVGGGRVSTSRLTLTGQTLTADVQATGVTLAAVSQNLPRALNPSQLGVASGSAQLRANLNTLTDAQSWNAQGSATVQQVGGGQVAARFQLNQGNWQGQVNLAAVQPHRLTPQLSPEWLETASASLDVAGNLRDLTLGAIRASGSARLGVAGGQVQANQIQLSGGNLTAQLLPQGVQLGRITPQLRGSLGGELTVGARVADFQVGNTQATGQIRLSQGVSLITDPLNAQFAWDGQQLNLQQVQAGQQLTAQGTVNLDGQALQRGDFSPNVVQQFNLALALNHLPLNRIPQEIAALDPELLALAGTASFNGQLSGTLNQPQIQGSLALNNLAVNDLAFDPTLAGSLRIIAGQGGVVDLQGTRQDRVYAELGPGYLPTTFDLRLNAIAATGETTGNLLTAQVEQFPLALAKSLIPLHLLPPTVATQPLSGDLAGEVNLNWATGDLVSHLAITQPTLGPLSGQQFTGTLQWRNGILALEEGQFRNGTTTYNLNAQVTPLSPNPQFQAALGVENGDLQDVVTTLNLFDLVDLTNLAQTFQTPPDQFGRAVDLNTVGVGDPNTTVYNQLRRLSEIIALQNQQAAANQPPVPLPPLAEVQGQFNGTLTASGALQGGLEGIQANFDLSGESWYWGFYNLDSVVAQGELNNGVVRVLPLEIALGGGEIAFSGAFGGETISGQLQITDLPIAELQEFLPLPPDIGFDGTLNASATLGGTRANPQARGRLDLLNASVNDTPISKATGSFNYSNARLQFSGRSVLSTDGTPLTLAGVIPYQLPLPETLPPQDNSLEITAKVQDDGLALLNIVTRQQLVWQDGEGEVDLKIAGAIDPETGQLSRLNAQGLAILENGVISSEFLQDSITDLNGIIQFNFDNIAVESLSGNFGGGEIFVRGILPTTTPLTDSEESLTVSLGKLGVNVKGLLTGEVQGDLVIGGSVLEPQISGDVAVANGRLDLLGAATTGGGVGNGNGQGAINQVQLNNLRLTLGDNFVIQQQPLLEFFAQGSLVANGNLLNPSPEGVIELQQGTINLFTSQLRLDRNYENTARFTPQSGLDPQLDIRLVGAILEADRRGYVADPYASEVVDNPIDVGTVRTIRVAAQVQGSAQELARSLDTSSSTGSAPSRDILTLTSSPNRSQTEIVALLGGGFINAVAGGDSTALVGGLANLASNALLGDVFSEVQSAFGLSEFRIFPAEVIDEERGRTGTLGVAVELGKDIGRNFSVSVLQYITPPEQPTRFNVRYRINENFVLRGSTGLTGEGRASLEFESRF; from the coding sequence ATGACGCAATTTCCCAACTCTGAACCAACTCCAGAATCTCAGGCAGGCTCCAGACGGTTTCGCCGCTTAGGGATGGCCTTGGGTGTCGTGCTGTTGGTGGGGGCGGGGGCGAGTCTCCCGGTGATTTGGCTTCTCCTACAACAACTGTTACGGCCCTTTGTGATGGCACAGTTGACGGAAACCCTGGAACGCCCCCTAGAATTGGGCAATGTTCAGGGTTTTTCTCCCGTTCATCTCCGTTTTGGGGAAACCCAAATCCCCGCCACAGCAGGAGATGCAGATTTTGCGACGGTGGAACGGGTCACGGTGCGCTTTAATCCTGTGGGGATGTTGGCAGCGCGTCAGATTGTTTTAGATGTGAGTTTGGAAGGGGCGCAGGTTTATTTAGAGCAGGATGAGACGGGAAAATGGCTCAATTTGCCGGAGTTTCCCCAACGGGAGGAGGACACAAAGGCCCTAGTTCGGGTGGAACGGATTCGCTTACGAGAGGCTACCGCAACGGTGGCCGCCCGTTCTCCCCAAGGTGAGTTAAATCCGCCCTTTGCGGTGAGAGTGCGGGAGGGGGATATTCACCTCGGGGAGGAGTACAACACAGCGCGGGGAGAGTTGGCTGGGGATGTGTTAACGGGGGGGAGTTTTGCCCTGCAAGCGGAGTTAGAGAATCTTAGGGAGTTTCGCAGTCCCCAAGTGCGGGGGAAGGGAAATGTGCGGTTACAGGCGATCGCACTTTCCGCCCTCCAACAATCCTTTCTCGCCCAATTACCCCTACAAGTCGAAACCGGACAAGTCGGGGGTAACTTCACCGTCGAGATTGCCGGAGATCCCTTTAATCTAGACAGTTTACCTCAACTCAATGGTTTATTAACCCTTGATAACCTAACCCTCCTCCTCGACGATTTAAAGCCCCATCTCACCGTCGCTCAAGGCCAGATCCGTTTACAGGGAAATCGAGCCGAATTAGAAGACTTTGAGGCCGCCCTAGGGGAAATTGAGGCCATCCTAGGGGGATCCATCTCCCCTCAATCCGGCTTTGACCTCCACGGCAAAATCCCCGCCCTCACCGTCCCCAACTTCTTCCAAACCTTTGAACTCACCCCCCCAGACTTTACCCTAACTGGCACCCTAGAACTAGAAGGACAACTCACCGGCCCATTTAATCAAGGAGTCATTACCGCCAGCGTCCGTCAAACCTGCCCCACAGGGAATAAACTATCCTCCGCCACCTTTTGCGGCCTCACCATCGACCGGGTGCGAGTTCTCGCCCAAGCCGATGTCACCCTAAACTTAGGCGAAGAACGAGGCCAGCTTGAACGCTTAGAAATTGTCCCCACATTAGGGGGTAAAATCACCGGAACGGGAACTGTGAACTGGGGAGAACCCAACACCGCCTTAGTGCAGTTGTCCGGGGTTGATTTACCCGGCCAGCGCCTCGCCCGTCTCTACAATTTAAACCTTCCCCTCCCCCTAGAATCCCTTGAAGTTCAAGCCCAAGCCCTCATCCCCCTTGATAACTGGCAAAATTTGCGGGCAACGGTGACCAGTAACACCCTCCTAGGAGGGGGACAAGTGACCGTCCGCGACCTACAGATAGAAGATCAACGCTGGCAGGGCGTTGTACAAGCCCAAGGAGTCCGCTTAGGAGACTTATTGCCCCTCCCTGACTTCGCTCAAGGCCAAATCGGAGCCGCCAACGCCCAGTTACAAGTAGCCGGCCCCCTGCAACAATTCGCCCTCAATCGTCTGGAAGTACAGGGCAGCGCCAACCTCAGCCTAAGTGGAGGGACTGCCCAACTCACAGCCCTTCAAGTCTCCCAAGGGCGCTGGCAAACTAACTTACGGGCGAGTAATATTAATCTGCACAACAGGGAACAGGGAACGGGGAACAGGGAACAGGGAATCCGGAACAAGGTCATTACCGGCACCGCCAGCGCTAACCTCCAACTCACTGGCTCCCTTGAATCCTTTACCCCCGACACCCTCACCGCCCAAGGACAAGCCAGCCTAAACCTAGCCGGGGGAACCCTGCAAGCCCAAGGCCTCACCTTCCGCAACAATCAACTCCGCACTACCCTCCGTTCCCAAGGCGTACAAGTGGGACGCATCACCCCCCACCTCCTCCCCCCTAACCTCGCCTTACCCCCCTTGGGAACCCTAGATGGGGAGTTAGAAGTCTCCAGCCAGTTAGAGATAGGGACTCAACCTGATTCCCCACTCCTCACCTTAGAAAACCTCCAAGCCACCGGAAACATGGGAGTTGGTGTCGGAGGGGGACGAGTTAGCACCTCGCGCCTCACCCTCACCGGGCAAACCCTCACCGCCGATGTTCAAGCGACCGGAGTTACCCTCGCAGCCGTGAGTCAAAATCTCCCCCGGGCGCTCAACCCCTCCCAATTGGGTGTAGCATCAGGCAGCGCCCAACTGCGCGCCAACCTAAACACCCTAACCGATGCCCAGAGTTGGAACGCCCAAGGGAGCGCCACCGTGCAACAGGTGGGAGGGGGACAGGTGGCCGCCCGTTTCCAACTCAACCAAGGAAACTGGCAAGGACAAGTTAATCTGGCGGCCGTCCAACCCCATCGCCTCACTCCCCAACTCTCCCCAGAATGGCTGGAAACCGCCAGCGCCTCCCTAGATGTAGCCGGAAATTTAAGGGACTTGACATTGGGCGCAATTCGTGCATCCGGTTCAGCCCGTTTAGGCGTAGCTGGGGGACAGGTACAGGCCAACCAGATCCAACTGAGTGGGGGCAACCTGACCGCCCAACTCCTGCCCCAAGGGGTACAACTGGGGAGGATTACGCCCCAACTGCGGGGGAGTTTAGGGGGAGAATTGACCGTTGGGGCTAGGGTGGCCGATTTCCAAGTGGGCAACACCCAAGCCACCGGGCAGATCCGCCTGAGTCAAGGGGTTTCCCTGATCACCGACCCCCTCAACGCCCAATTCGCTTGGGATGGGCAACAGTTAAATCTGCAACAAGTCCAGGCCGGCCAACAGTTGACCGCCCAAGGGACAGTTAATCTGGATGGGCAGGCCCTACAACGAGGGGACTTTAGCCCCAATGTAGTCCAACAGTTTAATCTCGCCCTGGCGTTGAATCATCTGCCCCTCAACCGGATTCCCCAAGAAATCGCCGCCTTAGACCCAGAACTCCTCGCCCTCGCTGGAACCGCCAGTTTTAACGGACAACTGTCCGGCACCCTCAACCAACCCCAAATTCAGGGCAGCTTGGCTTTAAACAACCTCGCCGTGAATGATTTGGCCTTTGACCCCACCCTAGCCGGATCCCTGCGTATTATCGCCGGACAGGGAGGCGTGGTGGACTTACAGGGAACCCGACAAGATAGAGTCTATGCCGAGTTAGGCCCTGGCTACCTCCCCACGACCTTTGATCTCCGCCTTAATGCCATTGCCGCCACAGGTGAAACTACAGGGAATCTCCTCACCGCCCAAGTGGAACAATTTCCCCTTGCCCTCGCCAAGTCCCTCATCCCCCTCCATCTCCTGCCCCCCACCGTTGCCACCCAGCCTTTAAGTGGGGATTTAGCAGGGGAGGTCAATCTCAACTGGGCAACGGGGGATCTAGTGAGTCATCTTGCCATTACTCAACCCACCCTCGGCCCTCTCTCTGGGCAACAGTTCACCGGAACCCTCCAATGGCGTAATGGCATCCTCGCCCTAGAAGAGGGACAATTCCGCAACGGAACCACCACCTACAACCTCAACGCCCAAGTTACCCCCTTAAGCCCTAACCCCCAATTCCAAGCCGCCCTAGGGGTGGAAAATGGGGATTTACAGGATGTCGTCACCACCCTTAACCTCTTTGACCTCGTAGACCTGACCAACCTCGCCCAAACCTTCCAAACCCCCCCCGACCAATTTGGCCGCGCTGTTGACCTGAACACGGTGGGGGTGGGCGACCCGAACACCACCGTTTACAACCAACTGCGCCGTCTCTCGGAAATTATCGCCCTGCAAAACCAACAGGCAGCCGCCAATCAGCCCCCCGTTCCCTTACCCCCCCTTGCTGAAGTTCAAGGGCAATTTAACGGCACCCTTACCGCCTCTGGTGCCCTCCAAGGGGGGTTAGAAGGGATTCAGGCGAATTTTGACCTGAGCGGCGAAAGCTGGTACTGGGGTTTCTATAATCTCGACTCTGTAGTAGCCCAAGGAGAATTAAATAATGGGGTGGTGCGAGTCTTGCCCCTAGAAATTGCCTTGGGTGGGGGAGAAATTGCCTTTAGTGGAGCCTTTGGGGGGGAAACCATCTCTGGTCAACTACAAATCACCGACCTCCCCATTGCTGAACTGCAAGAATTCCTCCCCCTCCCCCCCGACATTGGCTTTGATGGCACCCTGAACGCCAGCGCCACCCTAGGCGGCACTCGCGCCAATCCCCAAGCGAGGGGTCGCCTTGACCTACTCAATGCCAGTGTCAACGATACCCCTATTTCTAAGGCCACGGGCAGCTTTAACTACAGCAACGCCCGCCTACAATTCTCTGGTCGCAGTGTTCTAAGTACCGATGGAACCCCCCTCACTTTAGCGGGAGTTATCCCCTATCAACTGCCTCTCCCGGAAACCCTCCCCCCCCAAGATAATAGTCTTGAAATCACGGCTAAAGTCCAAGATGATGGCCTGGCACTGTTGAATATCGTCACCCGTCAACAACTGGTCTGGCAGGATGGGGAGGGGGAAGTTGACCTCAAAATTGCTGGAGCCATTGACCCTGAAACGGGACAATTAAGCCGCCTCAATGCCCAAGGGTTGGCCATTTTAGAAAATGGGGTGATTAGCTCTGAATTCCTCCAAGACTCTATCACTGACCTCAACGGCATTATCCAGTTTAATTTTGACAATATCGCGGTAGAATCCCTCTCCGGTAATTTTGGGGGCGGGGAAATCTTCGTCCGGGGTATCCTGCCCACAACGACTCCCCTCACAGATTCGGAAGAATCTCTTACTGTCTCCCTCGGCAAACTGGGGGTTAATGTGAAAGGGTTGCTGACTGGGGAAGTGCAAGGGGATCTGGTGATTGGGGGCAGTGTGTTAGAACCGCAAATTTCCGGGGATGTTGCTGTTGCCAATGGTCGCCTTGACCTCCTTGGGGCGGCGACGACTGGGGGCGGTGTGGGCAATGGCAATGGTCAAGGGGCGATTAATCAAGTCCAGTTGAATAATTTGCGCTTAACGTTAGGGGATAATTTTGTGATTCAACAACAACCCTTGTTAGAATTCTTTGCTCAAGGGAGTTTAGTGGCCAATGGCAATCTGTTGAATCCTTCCCCAGAGGGGGTGATTGAATTGCAACAAGGCACGATTAACTTGTTTACGAGTCAACTCCGGTTAGATCGCAACTATGAAAACACGGCCCGCTTTACGCCCCAAAGTGGTTTAGACCCTCAATTAGATATTCGCTTGGTGGGGGCGATTTTAGAGGCAGACCGTCGGGGTTATGTGGCGGATCCCTATGCTTCGGAAGTAGTGGATAATCCTATTGATGTGGGGACGGTGCGCACGATTCGCGTCGCGGCTCAAGTGCAAGGGTCTGCCCAAGAATTAGCCCGCAGTTTGGACACTTCCTCCAGCACGGGATCTGCGCCCTCGCGGGATATTCTGACCCTCACGAGTAGTCCTAACCGTTCCCAGACGGAGATTGTGGCGCTGTTGGGGGGTGGGTTTATTAATGCGGTGGCTGGGGGAGATAGTACGGCGTTGGTGGGGGGATTGGCGAATTTAGCGAGTAATGCCCTGTTGGGGGATGTGTTTAGTGAGGTACAGAGTGCGTTTGGTTTAAGTGAGTTTCGGATTTTCCCGGCGGAAGTGATTGATGAGGAGCGGGGCCGGACGGGAACGTTAGGTGTGGCGGTGGAGTTGGGGAAAGATATCGGCCGCAATTTCTCGGTGTCGGTGTTGCAGTATATCACGCCACCGGAACAGCCGACTCGTTTTAATGTGCGCTATCGGATTAATGAGAATTTTGTGCTGCGGGGGTCTACGGGGCTAACGGGGGAAGGTCGGGCTTCGTTGGAGTTTGAGTCGCGGTTTTAA
- a CDS encoding 4'-phosphopantetheinyl transferase family protein — MSLSLPLNEIHLWQVSLLHPPFPLPQLISLLSPDEQARATRYALERDRVSFQISRGCLRLLLAHYLATSPHRLQFSYTPNGKPSLTDFSLSFNLSHSHQLALYSITPRYPIGVDLEHLRPIANVVQLAQRFFTPREAAQIAALEGTLAETAFFQAWTRKEAYLKATGEGIKGLKQVEVSCLPDAPVEILHLAHSSETPADWSLYHLTPAPDYIGALAVGSRDVVLRCWGDWETLR, encoded by the coding sequence ATGAGTCTTTCCTTACCCTTAAACGAAATTCACCTCTGGCAAGTTTCCTTACTTCATCCCCCCTTCCCCCTGCCTCAACTGATTTCCCTGCTTTCCCCCGACGAACAAGCTAGAGCGACTCGTTATGCTTTGGAGCGCGATCGCGTCTCTTTCCAAATCAGTCGCGGCTGTTTGCGTCTCCTCCTCGCCCACTACCTCGCCACCTCCCCCCACCGTCTCCAGTTTAGCTACACCCCCAACGGTAAACCTAGTTTGACTGATTTTTCCCTTTCCTTCAACCTTTCCCACTCCCACCAGTTAGCCCTGTACAGTATCACACCCCGCTATCCCATTGGTGTAGACCTAGAACATTTGCGCCCCATTGCCAACGTTGTCCAACTGGCGCAACGCTTCTTTACCCCCCGCGAGGCCGCCCAAATTGCCGCCCTAGAGGGAACCCTGGCCGAAACGGCCTTTTTCCAAGCTTGGACGCGCAAAGAGGCCTATTTAAAGGCAACGGGGGAGGGGATTAAAGGCTTAAAGCAGGTTGAAGTGTCTTGTTTACCGGATGCCCCTGTGGAAATCCTGCACCTTGCCCATTCTAGCGAAACCCCGGCCGATTGGTCCCTCTATCATCTGACTCCGGCCCCGGATTATATCGGGGCCTTAGCGGTGGGGAGTCGGGATGTGGTGTTGCGCTGCTGGGGGGATTGGGAGACGTTGAGATGA
- a CDS encoding Uma2 family endonuclease: MVQQLSQTVIYPDSDGQPMAENTQQFQWIVVIKENLEILFAHRPDVFVAGDLLWYPVEGDNKTRQAPDAMVAIGRPKGHRGSYRQWEEDNIAPQVVFEILSPGNRLAEMNRKLMFYDRYGVEEYYIYDPDRLDLAGWLRGEGGLEMIEEMDGWVSPRLQIRFECPPTGLELYYRDGRQFLTSVELHEQAEAAQQQAEAAQQQAEAAQRQAEAAQQQAEAAQQQAEAAQRQAEESEQRARRVEEELTAEKVRSQRLAEQLKRLGIDPD, from the coding sequence ATGGTTCAACAACTTTCCCAAACCGTAATCTATCCCGACAGTGATGGACAACCGATGGCCGAGAATACCCAGCAATTCCAATGGATTGTAGTCATTAAAGAGAACTTAGAAATTTTGTTCGCCCATCGTCCTGATGTGTTTGTGGCGGGGGATTTACTCTGGTATCCGGTGGAAGGGGACAATAAAACTCGTCAAGCGCCCGATGCCATGGTAGCCATCGGACGGCCGAAAGGTCATAGAGGGTCTTATCGACAGTGGGAGGAGGATAATATTGCCCCCCAGGTGGTGTTTGAAATTCTGTCTCCGGGGAATCGTTTAGCGGAAATGAATCGCAAACTAATGTTTTATGACCGTTACGGGGTGGAAGAATATTATATCTATGACCCAGACCGTTTGGATTTAGCGGGATGGTTGCGCGGGGAGGGGGGGTTAGAGATGATTGAGGAAATGGATGGCTGGGTGAGTCCTCGTCTCCAGATTCGCTTTGAATGTCCACCTACGGGGTTAGAGTTATATTATCGGGATGGTCGTCAGTTTTTGACTTCTGTAGAGTTACACGAACAAGCAGAGGCGGCACAACAACAAGCAGAAGCAGCACAGCAGCAAGCAGAAGCAGCACAGCGACAGGCAGAAGCAGCACAGCAGCAAGCAGAAGCAGCACAGCAGCAAGCAGAAGCAGCACAGCGACAGGCGGAAGAGTCCGAACAACGGGCGCGGCGGGTAGAGGAGGAACTGACGGCGGAAAAAGTGCGATCGCAACGTCTCGCTGAACAGTTGAAACGCCTAGGCATAGACCCCGATTAA
- a CDS encoding aminotransferase class I/II-fold pyridoxal phosphate-dependent enzyme has product MQVVQKYTQGMYEHGLYPDKYICHQKQNNFVEIEDPKTGERQTVLTFCTNDVLGLVQNPQVKQAAIDAVLQYGTSNSSCSVLSGRIDLHRQLEQEISAFKHLPHTQLFLNAWMAMQALMDAFCHLAIPVPGFQHTRETLIMTDVLNHGCIVSAVVNADNRSGKVFSYSPPVRVKPYRHCDADDLARKLRRYAKAGDRILVVSDAVFSMDGDIAPLPDMIEVLSQYPDSVLVMDEAHASGALGAKGGGIYDHFGISTQSVIDQGINPLIMTTFSKFAASAGAAISTHVKELVDLLDVSPTSIGTISLPAPTTAAALESIRQVRSHPELVQKLQANTRYLRSRLIEHEFNAIGETNVIPVILPPEYDPKTFADHLMEVHGIWVSPIWYIAKPRLRITANALHTQEEMDQLVSAMVQTRAALYSTPVTATISA; this is encoded by the coding sequence GTGCAAGTCGTCCAAAAATACACCCAGGGAATGTATGAACACGGTCTTTATCCTGACAAATACATCTGTCATCAAAAGCAGAATAATTTTGTCGAAATCGAAGATCCTAAAACAGGTGAGCGGCAAACAGTTTTAACTTTTTGCACTAATGATGTACTAGGTTTAGTGCAGAATCCCCAAGTCAAACAGGCTGCCATTGATGCCGTTCTTCAGTATGGCACATCGAATAGTTCCTGCTCCGTTCTGAGTGGTCGCATTGACCTCCACCGTCAGCTAGAACAGGAGATTTCAGCCTTTAAACATCTTCCCCATACTCAGCTATTCCTCAACGCTTGGATGGCGATGCAGGCCTTAATGGATGCCTTTTGCCACTTAGCGATTCCGGTTCCGGGGTTTCAGCATACCCGGGAAACCTTAATTATGACCGATGTTTTAAATCATGGCTGTATTGTTTCGGCGGTGGTTAATGCAGATAATCGTTCCGGTAAGGTTTTTAGTTATAGTCCTCCGGTGCGAGTGAAACCCTATCGTCATTGTGATGCGGACGACCTCGCCCGGAAACTGCGCCGTTATGCCAAAGCAGGCGATCGCATTTTAGTTGTCTCCGATGCTGTATTCTCCATGGACGGCGACATTGCCCCCCTACCGGACATGATTGAGGTTCTTTCCCAATATCCTGATAGTGTTTTAGTCATGGACGAAGCCCACGCCAGTGGCGCACTGGGGGCGAAGGGGGGCGGGATTTATGACCACTTCGGCATCTCCACCCAGTCCGTCATTGACCAAGGGATTAATCCCCTCATCATGACCACCTTCTCTAAATTTGCCGCCTCAGCCGGGGCCGCTATTAGTACCCACGTCAAAGAATTAGTAGACCTCCTCGACGTTTCCCCTACCTCCATCGGCACCATTTCCCTCCCTGCCCCCACCACCGCGGCCGCCCTCGAAAGTATTCGCCAAGTGCGCAGCCATCCGGAACTGGTGCAAAAACTCCAAGCCAACACCCGTTATTTACGTTCTCGTTTAATTGAACACGAGTTCAACGCGATTGGAGAAACTAATGTTATCCCGGTGATTTTACCCCCGGAATATGACCCGAAAACCTTCGCCGATCACCTAATGGAAGTACATGGGATTTGGGTATCTCCCATTTGGTACATCGCCAAACCTCGCCTCCGCATCACCGCCAACGCCCTCCACACTCAGGAGGAAATGGATCAACTGGTGAGTGCCATGGTACAAACTCGCGCCGCTCTTTATTCTACTCCGGTCACAGCTACCATTAGCGCCTAA
- a CDS encoding sterol desaturase family protein, with product MIGVICFVGSFVLASLVEYWIHRLMHVNARIGERHRDHHRRNEGQGVLWEFRDYLKGSLLPMLALFWVSWEAGIGWFLGGLVYAAFSAYAHQLQHENPTKCFWMKMPVHYVHHKYGMWHHNFGLGVDWWDRVFGTYKAVDWLTEEEEKLSSRSYLELRWW from the coding sequence ATGATTGGTGTGATTTGTTTTGTGGGTTCTTTTGTATTAGCCAGTTTGGTAGAATATTGGATTCATCGCCTGATGCACGTTAATGCGCGCATTGGGGAGCGTCATCGGGATCATCATCGTCGGAATGAAGGTCAGGGGGTGTTGTGGGAGTTTCGGGACTATCTCAAGGGCAGTTTGCTGCCCATGTTGGCCTTGTTTTGGGTATCTTGGGAGGCGGGCATAGGTTGGTTTTTGGGCGGGCTAGTTTATGCGGCATTTTCGGCCTATGCTCACCAGTTGCAACATGAAAACCCGACGAAGTGTTTCTGGATGAAGATGCCTGTTCATTATGTCCACCACAAGTATGGGATGTGGCATCATAATTTTGGTCTGGGGGTGGATTGGTGGGATCGGGTATTTGGGACTTATAAGGCGGTGGATTGGTTGACGGAAGAGGAAGAAAAATTGAGTAGTCGCAGTTATTTAGAATTACGTTGGTGGTAA